In Papaver somniferum cultivar HN1 chromosome 9, ASM357369v1, whole genome shotgun sequence, the genomic stretch TGTTATTTTCCAGCCAATATATGTTTTCTATCTTATTCcaattttctaactccttcaagaCTTTTTTTGAAACTAAATGACCTGGTGTAGCATtttccttgtttatccttttcattATATCCTCtttgtttttgaaaatatttttgaaaaCATTTTTATTCCATTTTCTAAAATCCACAGAGAAATCACCAAGAGTTATAATGATATCATTTTCACaactttctttattttcttccaagcattttcaaaaaacatATCATACTCCTTATGTTCTTTCCAACCCCTAAAAGGTTTATACGGTCTATGTAGTCTCATTATAATTGGATCTATTTCAATGAACAGAGGACTGTGATCAGACGCTACTCTTGTAAGATGGTGAACCACAGAATCAGGAAAATGTTGAAACCAGCTAATATTAACCAAACTCCTATCAATTCTTTCCCTTATATTAGCATCCCCTTCTCTCGGATTATAGCAAGTGAAGGGATCACCCTGAAACTTAAGGTCTATGAATCCAATCTGTTGAATAACATTTTGGATCAAAGCTGAGTCGCTAGATAAAGCCTCATTTCCACCCTCCTTTTCACTACTATCTAAAATGAAATTAAGATCCCCCACCAACATCCACGGATTTTTAATGTTCTCACTGAGACATTGTAAATAATCCCATTGATCTTTCCTATTAACAGTATTTAAAGCTCCATACATACATGACACAAAACATAAAAACCCCTT encodes the following:
- the LOC113312393 gene encoding uncharacterized protein LOC113312393, which encodes MGLERMETTAKKLHFCDWIIIPSIGKSSGQIVAWNSNCIAQLFEIKFNIIMMSVKIKGFLCFVSCMYGALNTVNRKDQWDYLQCLSENIKNPWMLVGDLNFILDSSEKEGGNEALSSDSALIQNVIQQIGFIDLKFQGDPFTCYNPREGDANIRERIDRSLVNISWFQHFPDSVVHHLTRVASDHSPLFIEIDPIIMRLHRPYKPFRGWKEHKEYDMFFENAWKKIKKVVKMISL